In Lasioglossum baleicum chromosome 19, iyLasBale1, whole genome shotgun sequence, the following proteins share a genomic window:
- the LOC143218353 gene encoding uncharacterized protein LOC143218353 has product MAQSLEGHVQTQLAIERALTNLKKLGKNNWTKSNLRTRIVHLQNQWRKFETGHSHLFATIPSDDRASIPYFLEDHFAATEEVYLDTLSFMTTHLDALTLDSPDAPRSAPSGTASSPLPSEDSSAINSHFASTLATSSSSILLATAWVQIRVPSGRCITVRALVDQGSEASFVTESMVHLLRATCTRVATSISAVGGVHAGTVRRAVHLLVAPRDSDSPSVETTALVLKSLSTYMPKRIQNDRALAHLSQLKWADSDPSSSAAIHLLLGADVYSHIILDGLKKGSSGQPIAQNTIFGWVISGPVSSPLSQPRSESSISMHHCIQYDTLSNDLRRFWEIEEIPAHSPLTKEEEQCERHFQMHTSRSSDGRYIVRLPFRKGPPIDIGHSRSAADKVLQSIYRKFQLQPSLAEEYKEFLRDYENLGHMRQAPDLPSSSQCVYIPHHPVLRADSVTTHLRVVFNASSVTSNGSTLNDHLMPGPKLQLDLPAVILRWRTFRFVYTADIAKMYRQILVDERDVDYQRILWKPSRSEDTQAFQLLTVTYGMTCAPFLALRVLQQLINDEGKRFPLAVPVLRSHIYVDDVLFGGNDLSAIRQSRDQLVRLLQCGQMKLRKWASNTTEFLSDIDQDDHGLACSKTLAPDDRVKILGISWNPSRDSFEFNVHLSDPPPLTKRAILSTIAKLYDPLGWVTPAIIPAKILIQALWRLKVGWDDVIPTQCLEQWESIYSKFLLLNGIQIPRWIGFIPVASRIELHGFADASTIAYAAVVFVRCTSAAGTTQVSLVAGKSKVAPLTPLTIPRLELQAAVHLSRLMHFVASSLDLIEVPCYCWTDSTVALAWLKSHPSKWKMFVANRVADVQTRLPHAIWQHVPTTDNPADCASRGLSSGKLVKSHLWWHGPSWLLEDSTEWPLQPQYFTVEDQSESKVVLHSVAPAPVCDSTPVSAPHH; this is encoded by the exons ATGGCACAGTCTCTCGAAGGGCACGTGCAGACGCAGCTGGCGATCGAACGAGCCCTCACCAACCTCAAGAAGCTGGGGAAAAATAACTGGACCAAATCCAACCTGCGGACAAGAATTGTTCACCTCCAGAACCAGTGGCGGAAGTTCGAGACGGGTCATTCCCACCTCTTCGCTACCATTCCATCGGACGACCGTGCGAGCATTCCGTACTTCCTGGAGGACCATTTCGCTGCAACGGAGGAGGTCTACCTGGACACGTTATCGTTCATGACGACTCATCTCGACGCGCTCACTCTCGATTCTCCAG ATGCACCTCGTTCCGCGCCGTCAGGTACAGCCTCGTCGCCGCTTCCGTCGGAAGATTCGTCCGCGATCAATTCGCATTTCGCGTCCACCCTCGCCACCTCGAGCTCAAGTATTCTTCTGGCCACCGCATGGGTTCAAATTCGCGTTCCGTCGGGCCGGTGCATCACCGTACGAGCCTTGGTCGATCAAGGATCCGAAGCCAGTTTCGTCACTGAATCTATGGTGCACCTATTGCGTGCGACGTGCACCCGCGTTGCGACATCCATTTCCGCCGTCGGAGGAGTTCACGCCGGTACGGTGCGTCGAGCCGTGCATCTCCTCGTAGCTCCTCGCGACTCCGACTCTCCGTCAGTCGAAACCACAGCGCTCGTTTTGAAATCGCTCTCCACGTACATGCCGAAACGTATTCAAAATGATCGAGCCCTCGCTCATTTATCGCAGCTTAAGTGGGCCGATTCTGATCCGTCGAGTTCCGCCGCGATTCATCTCCTTCTCGGCGCAGATGTGTATTCGCATATAATTCTCGACGGTCTCAAGAAGGGTTCAAGCGGGCAGCCTATTGCCCAGAATACAATTTTCGGTTGGGTAATCTCTGGTCCCGTGTCATCTCCTCTCTCTCAACCTCGTTCGGAATCAAGCATCTCGATGCATCACTGTATCCAATACGACACTCTGTCGAACGATCTGCGCCGATTCTGGGAAATTGAGGAAATCCCTGCGCATTCCCCCCTCACCAAGGAGGAAGAACAATGCGAACGGCATTTTCAAATGCACACGTCGCGATCATCCGATGGACGGTATATCGTCCGTCTCCCTTTCCGTAAGGGCCCCCCAATTGACATCGGTCACTCTCGTTCTGCTGCCGACAAGGTCCTACAATCAATTTATAGGAAATTTCAATTGCAACCCTCGCTAGCTGAGGAGTATAAGGAGTTCCTCCGAGATTACGAGAATCTTGGACACATGCGTCAAGCTCCCGATTTGCCCTCCTCTTCTCAATGCGTTTACATTCCACACCATCCGGTCCTACGTGCCGACAGCGTTACCACACATCTTCGCGTGGTTTTCAACGCCTCCAGTGTCACCTCAAACGGATCTACGCTAAATGATCATCTTATGCCGGGTCCCAAATTACAGCTCGATCTTCCTGCCGTCATTCTACGGTGGCGAACCTTTCGATTCGTTTATACTGCAGACATTGCCAAAATGTATCGCCAGATTCTGGTGGACGAACGCGATGTTGATTACCAACGCATCCTCTGGAAGCCCTCTCGTTCCGAGGACACGCAGGCATTTCAGTTACTGACCGTCACGTATGGGATGACCTGTGCTCCCTTCTTGGCTCTCCGCGTTCTTCAACAACTAATCAACGATGAAGGCAAACGATTTCCGTTAGCAGTTCCCGTACTTCGATCTCACATTTATGTCGACGATGTTCTTTTCGGGGGCAACGACCTGTCGGCTATTCGCCAATCTCGTGACCAGTTGGTCCGCCTTCTCCAATGCGGCCAAATGAAGCTACGAAAATGGGCCAGTAATACAACCGAATTTCTTTCCGACATTGACCAGGACGATCATGGACTAGCATGTTCCAAAACTCTCGCTCCCGACGATCGAGTCAAAATCCTCGGGATAAGTTGGAACCCCTCTCGAGATTCCTTCGAATTCAATGTCCATCTCTCTGATCCGCCACCGCTCACCAAACGCGCGATTCTTTCAACTATCGCAAAGTTGTACGACCCTCTCGGATGGGTCACTCCGGCGATAATCCCCGCAAAAATACTCATTCAAGCATTATGGCGCCTCAAAGTAGGATGGGACGACGTTATCCCGACTCAGTGTCTTGAGCAATGGGAATCAATCTATTCCAAATTTTTGCTCCTGAACGGAATCCAGATTCCACGATGGATCGGGTTTATTCCGGTGGCTTCGCGAATTGAACTTCATGGTTTCGCGGACGCGTCGACGATCGCGTACGCAGCAGTCGTTTTCGTCCGTTGCACCTCGGCCGCCGGAACCACTCAAGTGTCGCTGGTTGCTGGAAAGTCCAAAGTCGCTCCTTTGACTCCTCTGACCATCCCGCGCCTTGAACTGCAAGCCGCAGTTCACCTCAGTCGCCTGATGCATTTCGTGGCGTCCTCCCTCGACCTGATCGAAGTTCCATGCTACTGCTGGACCGACTCTACCGTAGCGCTTGCGTGGTTGAAATCTCATCCTTCCAAGTGGAAGATGTTCGTCGCCAATCGTGTTGCCGATGTGCAAACTCGTCTTCCTCACGCAATTTGGCAGCATGTTCCAACCACAGACAATCCCGCCGATTGTGCGTCACGTGGACTTTCTAGCGGAAAACTAGTCAAATCTCACCTTTGGTGGCACGGTCCATCCTGGCTTCTCGAGGATTCCACGGAATGGCCCCTCCAACCTCAATATTTCACGGTTGAAGACCAGTCCGAATCCAAGGTTGTGCTTCACAGCGTGGCTCCAGCTCCCGTTTGCGA